CCGTTTTGACCGCAATCTTGAATTTACAAATTATAAATCACGTTTCCCACTTTTCCTCCAccaactactttatcgactaAATTTTACGATATTCTTACAGAattgtacactcaacccccggtcgttggtcactttttcgtttgacacttttttagtttgtacctcgTTGGttagtcaaagtcaaactaaaaagtgacgagctgtcactttttacacggcactcacgcacactatcaaaacaaacgtttggttgtgtttgtgaacttcgcgtaaaaggggtgtcaaactaaaacgtgaccccgttcgtttgacaacagttgatgtcaaaccatcggggtttgagtgtatttcgTCACGAGCAACATTTTtcacagggttttttttttaaatcgttggaATTAAAGTTCCGGTAAAATTTCGGCCATATCTGGATTTCCCGTGGTCCACCCAGGATGAAACTCCCTCCAATCGATTCCCAGCACTTTTATACATAAGAAAAGTCTTGGCAGTTTGTTTTTTACCTAAACAGCAACTTTTTATCGGGGTGCAACAAATATGAATGTTTTGATGTGGGtggtagagaccctaaatagggagactggtctaagctggctaatgggctatctacaatcacttagcttagaacatctaagtaaagtagttacttaggaaagtcgcaacttacggccgtcatccacaatcaacttagaaattttgctgggctgatatacgttgctatgcagttgtttgtttacctttgaaattgaaacgtcaacttaccgtagattttgaaatttttcaagccatacgtcagtttctaatttgattacttttccattgtagaagctcggcttcatttccatagggacgtggcgttacatcgtgctgccacctggtttttttaagcgcaagagtggaaaagtgctgagtcatcgtctaaaaatagacggcgtcctatctcgcccagcaaaatgaagtcgataaagtagtcggtttcaatgagaaaaagtggaaaacgtggtctaaaaatagcgacgccatccccctattgattcaaattcctaagctaagtgaaattttctaagctaagtgattgtagataggccttaaatcgatctggcaacgtatgttttgagcttggcaacactgataagttttgctgggcgtacacccttaccaaaaatcatgactttttgagttccaaatcccacttttcatacgattttttgagttcaggtactacaaccataaaaatggttatatgggttgaactgaaaaattcgtatgaaaagtgggatttggaactcaaaaaatcatgatttttggtaagggtgtaaaggcaaatgctcgtttggatacgtcaaactcgtgtctgtttgggtacgtcaaattcacttcgaccagtctccctatttaggatctctagtgGGTGGCGGGTGGTTGTTTGTTTTCATCCCAGGCGGGATTGACAATTTGACAGAAACTTATGAATCAATACAACAACATTGTTATTCGATTTTGATCTGCAATTTTTGGAACTTTCCAATCCGGAAATAGAAATTTAACACCATGAGCGCACTCATCTTGTTCCGCTCCGTCCGCCGGATCACACCTCAGCTGTGGACACGCTCTTCATCCTGCTTGACCAACCGATTCCAAGTCCCGTCCCGGCATCACACCGTTCCCGAATGCTCGCCCCTCCACCGGCAAGTCAACATCCTCCGATCCGTCACGACCAACCCGAACGACTTCATCGCCGCGTCCCTCATCGATTCCGTAACGTTCGAGGCGGTATGTTCGGACACGCTCGAATCGCTGTGCGACTACTTCGAGCAGCTGGTCGAGGAGACGAGCTCCCTGAAGGCGGCCGACGTGACGTACGGGGACGGCGTCCTCACGGTGAACCTGGGCCAACCGTACGGGACGTACGTGATCAATCGGCAGTCGCCGAACCGGCAGATTTGGCTCAGCTCGCCCACGAGTGGGCCCAAGCGGTACGACTTTGTGCCGGACAAGTCCACGGTGAACGAGGGCTGCTGGGTGTACAAGCACGACGGGGTGTCGTTGCACGAGCTGCTTCAGCGGGAGATTGGCGCGATTACGAAGGGGGAGGTGCAGTTTCTGGAGCTGCCGCACAGTAGGAGGAAGTAGGAGTTGAGACGGAACTAGTACTTTTAGGTAGGACAACAGGGAATCCAAACGAATGTTAATAAATTGATTGAAGCGCTTTATTTGAGAGagattgttttagttttctGAGTGAAACGATTCCTGCGAGTGTTGCTGAACGATGTTGTCGTTAGAGTTGGCTGAATCCAGAATGTTACCCTCGAGGAGTCCGACATTCTCCTCTCCATTGAGGAAGCTGATGATGTTGATCGTCGAGGTGCCGTCCATCGTGGCCATCGTTCCCGTTTGTCCCTGATGCTGCGAGTTCCCGTCCAGGAAGCTCATGTAATCTTCCTCCTTGACCCGGCTGCTGTTCGAATGCATGCTCTGCGCCGCACTCTGGTGATTCTCCTGCAGCAGCTTGTCGTACTCCTGGAAGATGTCCTTAAACTCGCGAATCTCGTTCTTGTTCTTATTGCCAATGTCCTTGTAGTAATTGTGCAAGCTCGTAACGCTTCGCTTCGTGACCGAAAAGTACCCCCGCTCCAGCGTCAAAATGTCCAGGAAAGACTCCGTCTCCCGGCCCTCGCTGACCAGCACATCCCGCATCGATTCGCACATCAGCCGCATGTACTGGTCCATCCCGTCAACCATCATGATCAGCGCCGATTCGTTAATCTCCGAGAATCCGGCCACCCGCAGCAGACCGCAGATGACCTTCCGCAGGGCCTGCATCAGCACCGGCCGGGTCAGCTTGGGGTAGTTCCGGGGTTGACCACGCGTGAAACTACTGTCATGCGGGTTGACGAACCAGAACGGTCTTGTTATCTTCTCGTTCCGGCTCAGATCGGCCGTATTGGCCGGCGGGAAGTCAATGTTGGGCATCAGCTGGCACGGGTTCAGAATGTAGCTGTACCCGGACTTGGTCGAGTACGTATCAATCAGCGTCTGAATCATCTCGGTTTGGTTCATCACCTCGACCGTTTGCGTGACCAACGGGTTCTTCAGAGGAATCCTGAAATCAACCAAAGTTAGCGGAACTCAAAAACCCGAAATCGGAAATCACCTCTTCTCGCGCGAAATCGTGTACGGCAGCTTGATCTGTTGGAACTTTTCCATTTTGGTCATGGGCAGAATAATCTCGTTGGACGCCACTTCCTTCTTTTTGTCACTGCCATCCTCGAAGGCACCCCAATGTTTTCGCTTCATTTCGAATTTCTGCTCAGAATCTGCTTCCACCCGGTTCGACGTTCCCTTTTGATcagcaaatcaaaacaaaaacaaaactgctcattcctttgtggaccaccaatcagtgaggtactcctcctgaaaagtgcaaaaaatgcctcacggcaagaaagagcaggatcggcagatttgaagaagctaaagaatgccgaagcgctacctgcaaagccaggcagtttgggctaggacgctcaaaattcgtctggaaacctgTTCGCTACcatccctgtggacgtgagcgagaaggaagaatttgaacgacgggaaaagttgccacccattttggtgaaaacatcgtcatcggactcggtgcgaaagtggctgaccggatttatcgagcatccattcgcttgtgtgctgatggactccaaattctgctacctaccagaaatgattacaactacgttcgggatttcctaaacaacacaaagatcggatactacagccatgacgatccaggtaaacgccccatgaaacaggtcctccgaggcctgtacgacatggatgtgagtgtgctgaaagaagaactcaaaattcttaagttgaacgtgatcgaagtcttcaagatgacgagacacaacaaggacatcaagtatcgtgatcaactgtacctggttcatctcgagaaaggatcgacaacgccgtctgagctgcaggcagttcgggcaattttcaacatcatcgtgacttggaaACGTCACtgtgacgtgacgcaatgttcgaactgtttgcagtttggacatggtggaaggaactgtttcatcaagagtcgttgtgcaacctgcggaggtgagcacaaaactcaagcttgcgaaacaatcaacgagaacattgaagctttaattgcggcggcgaccattcgaccaagaatcgaagctgcccgaaacgagctgagtttgtaaaaattcggcagcaagcgacgacgaggcaacaaccaaatcgtcgcaaaacaccaccaactttcacggacgtggattttcctgctttggcgtcacctggagcggtggttccaaatctgcagccattaccgttgaatcagcggcaaaaagttgcagagaatacaacacctccaggcttcagtcagcaaccgagggaaaaacaaccagcatcaacggatgaaggcagtagtgaccaccacaccacaccacaataacttctgaacattttcatcgagatgacaacaacactgcgtggttgcaaaactcgtgcagaacaagtaagaacgctttatcttaaaatacagttcgtagtttactcgttctaatgattttgaatattcaatgaatttagttttaagttagggttagttgttaaagttattttttttttcttttttacccaactGTAtttgattcaatgcaaaaacttaaaacaatttgaagtaaataaatgaatgtgaacagttaataataaaacgaaaaacataacaaagatgaagagcatttagccataccacttagaatgtaaatggaatgaaattattataaaaaagttcaataaagacatatttaattaaaaaaaaaaacaaactgtgGATTACTTGACGGAATGACATTTTATAAATCCCGCCACCGCCAATGATCATCATCATTGGAAATGTCacaatttttgtttgcaaacagCGCTGTTCAGTTCAAGATTCAGTTAAATTTCCAAGTTTTCTTTCGAAATGGAAGGTAAGAAGGGCAAACAGTTAGTTCTCCACGCACTGGGGACAATGGCAATGACGGATTCACTACTGTTGTAAAGAAaggcaaaaccaaaacaattcgATTCGCTTGAGTCTCTGTCGGTTGAACTGCGAACGCAGTTCAAACGAAACAGATTCCATCGAATCGAAACTAACCGAGACTCGTTCCCCCACCAGACGACGACGACCCTCAGACCGTCCTACGTCGCTGCCGCCTATGTCTGCACTCCGACCCGTCCAAGGACATTTTCGCCGCCCCGAACCAGGAGGTGACGCGCGAGGCGCTCGCCTTCCTGGAACTGAGCGGCGACAACGAGCTCCTTTCGCCAGTTTGCACCAGCTGCGTACAAACGATCCGGCTGTTTGATGCCTTCGGCGAGATGTGCCGCCGGGTGGATAAGTTGTTCCGCGAAGCGGAGGTGCTGCCGTGGGATCGGTGGGACGGTTACCGGGAACTGGTGACGGCGTCTGCGACGCTCGTTCAAACGAGGCGGGACGAGGTCGGAAGGTTTGCTGAAACTCGAAAGGGTGCAGCGGTGGAGATTAAGCAGGAAGACGACAGTGAGGCGTACCTGGAGGAGTTCGATGCAGGACTATCACGGGAACTGGTGGACATCAAAGAGGAGAAAGTAGAAGCGTTCGACTTTGAGGGCACTTCGGACCGGGAGGGTTGTCAGCAGACGGATCAGAAACAAGCAGAATTTTTGGAAAAGCGACTGCAGGTTGCTCGAGCTCTGGAAGCTCAGCTGGATCTACTGCCACCCGATGAAGTAAGTCACCATAAGATACCGTGGATCTCTGTAAGCGCGCGCCTCGGCTGGGATCTGGACGAGACCAAGCAAACTTGGGAATCGAGCAAACGCTGGCACAAGCGAAAACTTCGGAAGGACGATCTTACGGATGGGGGTCGCCCTCTGTACGAGATTGTACAGTCGTTGCTGAACCGACTTAACCAACCGGCAAAGCCGCGTGCGGTGAAGCGAGCGGAACGTAAGCGAAAGCTCGTTGAATCGAGCGTTTCCAGAAGATTGGATCTTGGTGAAAAGGTGAAGCTCGCGGAACTGATTCACGAGCGGGAGTTCCTTTGGAGTACAAAACATGTCGAGTAATGAAAGCATCTCCTACAATGTATAAGAAACTCAGCTTCAATTATTTTCGTAGCTACCACAACCAGGAGAAACGTGCCGAAACGTGGGACGAATTGGCATTCCTGTTCGATATCGACGCTGAAAACACCCGCAAGGAGTGGCGCTACCTTCGGGACATGTACCGGAGTCGGCGAAACCGCATCGGAGGTCCCATCAGCCAGTTTGACGACGTGCGGGACGTCCAGCTGTACCGGCTTCTGGACGCGATGTTACGGGACAATCTACAGCTGGGTCTGAGGAGTGCTAAAGCGGCGCCGGTGACTTTGGAAGCCCCAGACGATTGGAGCCAACGGCTCGTGGCGGATACTCCGTTCCGCAGTGCAGAACAGAGGCTGGCGTTGGCTAAAGAAATCGGTCGGCATGCGGTCATCTGGAACGCGAAGCATCCCGAGTGAGTAATGTCACGAAACTTGAAGCTTCCAAACTGAACCCAATTTTCTTTCAGCTGTGGCAATGCGGCCAAGCGTGGCGAGGCCTGGAACTCGATCGCCACCGTCTTGGACTGCAGCAAGCGGGTGCTCCAGCACGAGTGGAGTCGCTTCGTGCAGCGCTTGGACCAGGCATCCCGTGCTGACGAACCGGAAGCATACCTCCAGGATCCGCTGCACCACCGTCTGCATCAAATGCTCTTGGAACGTGGCTCCATCGCCGTAACGGATGAAGAAACGCCAGCTGCGGCGTCCGCCACTCTCCCGCGGCGACGTTTCAACGGCAAACGCTCGTTCGATCCGGAAGGTTGCATCAAGCTCGTCGATGCCAACGGAGTGGCGCGGTACTACAAGGTTTGTGAGCTGTGCGGAAAGGAGGTCGAGCGATCGCTGTTTGAGGTTCACACCAACCAGCACAACGGGTTGACTCCGTACGCTTGCTCGTACGAGGGCTGCGATAAGCGGTACGGGAACAGGACGACCCGCGATCGGCACGAATTCGTGAAACATGCGAGCGAAGGTCGCTTGAAGATCGAGTGTCCAGAGTGCGGTGAAAAGTTTCTACACCAAGCCAAGTACGATTATCACTACGCCGTTAAGCACAAGAGCGAGGAGGTTCCTTGCGATATCTGTGGCAAGCGGTTGAAGCACAGAAACTTGCTGCAGGCGCACATCAGGAAAGCGCACAACTCCAGGTACGAGTGCTCACAGTGTGGAAAGTTCCTGCAGTCCAAGTACGCGCTCGAAACGCACATGAGGATTCATACGAACGAAAAGCCCTTTGGCTGTGAATTATGCGGAGAAAGGTTCCGGATTAAGGTGTTGATGAAGCGCCACCTGGCGAATGCGCACAATGTGCAGCTCGAGGAAATGGAGGCGGCCAAGAAGGGAAGATGAAGCAGTTGGTTGTTGttacgttttttgatatttttatgttattaaaTGTTATATCGAAAGTCATCTCAATTCtgattatttgaataaaatatcaCTACATCGTAGGATTgctcttcaccaaaatttcagaatgttttttagtgattttaagtattttttatttgtctttgCATTCCCTCTTTGTcgaactaaacaaaataatatttaaaaaaatggaaaagaaTCTTAAATTAAAACTCTCTAGCGATCACTTTtttatcttaaattaaaaaaactgaatacaacaaaaatttaaaaaatgagaaaaatcttttttcttcaaatctcaAGTTTTCTAAGATACTGAAGTTTATGAAATAGCTAGAATTTTTTACATTCCCAAAACTctctaagtttaaaaaaaacaataaatgggATTTTACTTatgtttccaaatttcctaagtttaaaatattgtaaatttgcaaaaatgaaaCTAAAAGAAAGTTTTCTGAAACtctaaaatatttcatgaaggAAAATAGATTCATGAAAGCAAGCTTTAgtcaaagaaaataaatttaaatgtttaaaaatcgaaaacatgTATTTCGGGAAGGaagtttctgatcgatttggtgcctttggcGAGGTAAAAAAAGCATTACAACAAAAGTAACATTCTAAACAAATATTGCTCATTTTTTACTATCCGGTatacaaattaaatttctcGAATTTCTCGCGGTCAAAAAATGTTGCACATTTTTCTCGCCCCCCCACGTCCAccaagaaaagttgaaaagttcgGTATGGGgggaaaattattaaattaaaaaaaaagtttcgactttttaaattcttaacttttaaaattttatttttttatttttcttaatttttttttgattctagTAGAGTATTAGATTTCCAGGGTCttcgtaaatttttattttgaattatctATATTGTAAGATCAGTTCCTAactggactcggtcgttggaaacgaccgtcggctcaacgaccgacgaaataggcggcgggccagatgcgggcataaaaatgtcaaaaaatctcccccctcacttcgtctcaccatccagctgcagctttgttgacaaacaaacggagcacacGGTCGCATAATgccggcatcgagccagaattaggggtggtCATGTGGTTAAAATCTGAatcttttttctagaaaaataatatttttccaacggaataaaaaaagtgcgagcattttcaaacaattattcctgatgtcagAGAAGTgactaaaaatctaaattttaatccatctttttttacaccacaaaccagaaaaaaatgttgatcaattaaattgaatacaacacacatacacatacaaaaaaagagaactgagtgttttttttataaaaagtatTGACAACTTCATTATTGCCGATTGATAATTTTCTTCtatcaaaacaattgaaattgtccaaaattcgtaaaaaaaaatctcgacccgtaatccaaaaatgcataactcttaaatcaaatgttatttaaatttgaaaatttcctgaAAACACAGCTGCTAAAGCGTTAAATTGTATGtactaataatttaattaatagaaaaaataaataaaaacaatattgaaattaaaatacttCTCATCTTTTCCCACCGTAAGAAACATAACGCGTTGCTCAGCGCCTTTGGTGTCCAGCGCGCAGGGATGGCAAATGGGAAAAAACCATCGCGAACCCCTCGTTTGATTTATTACCTTCCAGTTACAGAATTCACTATAATGATGTATGAAgcaattgtagattttgtacaaacgaacaattttgtagaacattgttttgctcCAAAGTGAATGCTGTTGACACTACAGCGTAAACAATGTCTAAAAATGCCACCATCGACGTCCCTCACTCGCGATGGTGAGGTGATTTCTGTTTACGCTCTAATGTCAACAGTATTGagtttagaacaaaacaatgttctacaaagttgttcattaGTAAAATATCTACAAGTGCTCCATAAATGATTATAGTAAATTCCTTAACTGGaaggaaataaattgaaaaatctttttggaggcccatcggcaaataccttccctgccagcgcgtttggatctgtcaaaatctgtttgacttgacaatctgtattaaaaaccatttctgatcactttttttttctattttaatgcaaaattttgtttttgacaagacaaaattttttcgatggaactatggtccccttggaatgagctgtcaagtaggagcttttctgtcaaaaaaatgacatttttcaaaattgatttaaaaatcctttttaaactatttgtggTCGTACCAAGGGCCAttgtattcagaaaaataagctttatcgttgtaaacaataatatcagcaatccaagcttcattttaggattgttttgcgattattccatccctggtcaTTTTACAAAGAAAATAAGCTTTCTCGCTCTGAATATACcaaatttaagcttcattttaggacccaattgttgaAACCacggcttgtaatttaaatttttatacttttatatACAAAAGTTgcctcaaaatttcactaaagttctttttgattgcaaattcgataatacatcgaaaaaagaagttgaaaaatttttgcgatcagtattttgattttttgaaaaaatcacttttgatttaaaaattcataactcggacgcagattttttgcccattctggaaatttctgaaaagttggcagtttatgtcccttaaaacatatcagaaaatgaaaaaaatagtgtttttttgcaaattttgtttaagtgacaaaaagttaaattataaataacctatttttgtattatttttttcagtgtagttggCAGTTTATGTCccgtaaaacatatcagaaaatgaaggggagcggtcgtggctgaatggttacgatgttcgctttataagcgaatggttctgggttcgatacccatctgctcccaacgagaaagttctggactcattgaatttggaattaatgaaaaaacatgaatcccacggcggggttcgatcccctgtacTTAGGATTGTCAAGCAAAACTGCTTTCCACTTAaccgtggagcattggtagcttgaggaagaattagactggtatagttgaatccaagaatcggacaAAGAATTGAATGCAAGCTGAACATCAGAACTCAAAAcaagattgcatgcaagattgcaaacgcagttgaaattgaatttaaaaaatacctcgctataaatagcctgggcgactgatagaattcatccaataagagatgagaagaattgaaatttcccattaaaaatgagaacacacgaagaattcgaacaacaatgcaaacggtcgttaccactcgcctagggtggctcttcagaccattcacctttccaaaaaccgtccaactccaagcgaaacttacttgaggataccgtggagattttcccttaatactctgaaaaaagtggagcatcaacatttcccgtcttccaaatctcTTTCCTTGTCcttggtgcgcggtggagatgggagccgCTTGTAATGTATTGCTGTTATgatggtgagaatctggttcaggcgGAATTGGTTATATTGCCAATGATCAATttctaggcaacttgggcttagacaatcatcacatcacatggcgaaaatccagtctgcaatccgctaaaatcaccgtctcctagcgaagcgaagcgtaaaacatatcagaaaatgaaaaaaatagtgttttttttttgcaaattttgtttaagtgacaaaaagttaaattataaatcacctatttttttttgtattacctacaactttgccgaagacaacaaatcgatcaaaaaattccttcaaaagatacagatttttgaattttcacatatcattcttgtatggacagctgccaaatttgtatggaaaattatatggacaaactaatgatacaaaatggcttctttgggcataccgaaggcacaaaaaaagtgtcagccggattaaaaaataaagaaattaaaattaataaaaaaagaccgattgcGTATAGAACTGCTAGAACTGAacgaataaatgaataaaaagttttttttagaaaatcgtcaaaaggGGGCGATGCAAAaaaagagggatggtccaatcggcACCAAACTCGGGATTTCTGTTATCTAAAGATAGATGaatgttccctccaagtttagtccaaatcggtgaagctCGATTGCAAAAGTGTACCCAATTGACCCGGAATGACCCCTATGGAAGCCCCCCAAAAAGTTAAGTGTCAAATGAAAATTGTCAGGATTTTTTATCATAAGTAACTCTTTCTTTATTTTGTATGTTCAATGATAACATGACTTttttaccaaaagaaaaaaaaaatcatcaaatcaaatcataatTTCATATCTTTATAATACTTGTTGCCGCAATCTGCTCTGCAGATGGACCTAAATTAACCAGTCTTTTAGACTCTCTTCTTACTTAGTACTTTCCGCTTGGCGGAGTTGATCTTCACCTCACTAACCCTTCACCGCCTTCGCCGCCATCGACTTCCGATAGTTGGTCAGTTTGACCGAGTGCTGCTTCTGCATGTGAAAGTCCAAGTGACGACTGAAAGatacaaaaatcattaattaTTAAGCAATTCAATGGTTTTCAAGTTGTCTAACTCACTCATGTTTAAACACCTTCTGGCAGATCCCACAGGGCACGTTCGCGCTCTTGTGCCGCACCGCGTAGTGAAACGCCAAGCTGCTCTTATGCCGGAACCGTTCCCCACAAGCGTCACACTCAATGTCAAAGCCCTCCCGCGTGTGGTAAATGTTCTCGTGCCGATCGCGATTGACCCGCGTCGTGTACCTTCCCTCGCAGAACCGACACCCGTACGGCTTCACACCCCGGTGCCGGTTCATGTGCGCCTCAAAGACGGACCGTTCCACGTGTTTGCCGCACTCCTCGCACACCTTCACGTACCGGATGACGCCCCGCTGCTCCCGCGCCACGCAACCTTCCGAGTCGAAGCGGGACTTGAGTCGGCCGCCGTCCACTTCCAGCGTCTTGTACGCGAAGAACTTGTCCAGCAGCGTCTGGAGCGGGTCGTCTGAGGCGTTGAGATGGGTCGTCCGGGATTTGCGGC
This is a stretch of genomic DNA from Culex pipiens pallens isolate TS chromosome 1, TS_CPP_V2, whole genome shotgun sequence. It encodes these proteins:
- the LOC120428508 gene encoding frataxin homolog, mitochondrial-like, which translates into the protein MSALILFRSVRRITPQLWTRSSSCLTNRFQVPSRHHTVPECSPLHRQVNILRSVTTNPNDFIAASLIDSVTFEAVCSDTLESLCDYFEQLVEETSSLKAADVTYGDGVLTVNLGQPYGTYVINRQSPNRQIWLSSPTSGPKRYDFVPDKSTVNEGCWVYKHDGVSLHELLQREIGAITKGEVQFLELPHSRRK
- the LOC120428507 gene encoding uncharacterized protein LOC120428507, encoding MKRKHWGAFEDGSDKKKEVASNEIILPMTKMEKFQQIKLPYTISREKRIPLKNPLVTQTVEVMNQTEMIQTLIDTYSTKSGYSYILNPCQLMPNIDFPPANTADLSRNEKITRPFWFVNPHDSSFTRGQPRNYPKLTRPVLMQALRKVICGLLRVAGFSEINESALIMMVDGMDQYMRLMCESMRDVLVSEGRETESFLDILTLERGYFSVTKRSVTSLHNYYKDIGNKNKNEIREFKDIFQEYDKLLQENHQSAAQSMHSNSSRVKEEDYMSFLDGNSQHQGQTGTMATMDGTSTINIISFLNGEENVGLLEGNILDSANSNDNIVQQHSQESFHSEN
- the LOC120428506 gene encoding zinc finger protein 1-like encodes the protein MEDDDDPQTVLRRCRLCLHSDPSKDIFAAPNQEVTREALAFLELSGDNELLSPVCTSCVQTIRLFDAFGEMCRRVDKLFREAEVLPWDRWDGYRELVTASATLVQTRRDEVGRFAETRKGAAVEIKQEDDSEAYLEEFDAGLSRELVDIKEEKVEAFDFEGTSDREGCQQTDQKQAEFLEKRLQVARALEAQLDLLPPDEVSHHKIPWISVSARLGWDLDETKQTWESSKRWHKRKLRKDDLTDGGRPLYEIVQSLLNRLNQPAKPRAVKRAERKRKLVESSVSRRLDLGEKVKLAELIHEREFLWSTKHVDYHNQEKRAETWDELAFLFDIDAENTRKEWRYLRDMYRSRRNRIGGPISQFDDVRDVQLYRLLDAMLRDNLQLGLRSAKAAPVTLEAPDDWSQRLVADTPFRSAEQRLALAKEIGRHAVIWNAKHPDCGNAAKRGEAWNSIATVLDCSKRVLQHEWSRFVQRLDQASRADEPEAYLQDPLHHRLHQMLLERGSIAVTDEETPAAASATLPRRRFNGKRSFDPEGCIKLVDANGVARYYKVCELCGKEVERSLFEVHTNQHNGLTPYACSYEGCDKRYGNRTTRDRHEFVKHASEGRLKIECPECGEKFLHQAKYDYHYAVKHKSEEVPCDICGKRLKHRNLLQAHIRKAHNSRYECSQCGKFLQSKYALETHMRIHTNEKPFGCELCGERFRIKVLMKRHLANAHNVQLEEMEAAKKGR